The genomic interval ACCAAATTTTTCCAGTTCACCTTCAACCCTTAAAATGGGATTGATATTGGGAACTACCCTGACCTTCCATCCCGGTGAATTAGGCTGTGAGCCATCTCTTATTGCATATATTTCCTTGGGTGTATTCAACTCGTTACCTTCGCAGAATGGGCATGGACCGTCAGGGAATGGAATATCGGCTGAAACCGCTGGAATTTCATTGTTTTCTGTATCAATAATTACCCAGGTGTCGGTCACGATATCCCTTCTTACCTCAGACATCAAACCTCCTTTGCTTATGTCAAAAATTCATATCTAAACTGAAGAATTCACCATATGTTTCTTTTAATCTTGTTTGCAAACATATGCGCGTATCTTATCGGCTCAGGTATTCGGAATCGCGTAGTATGAATTACATACTTAATACAATCTGAGAAATTAACTTTATTACCAGGAGAAACGAAAATTGGTTTTACATAGTCACGGGTTCTCAAAACAGCACCAATCTTTTTTCCTTCAAACTTGATTGGTTTCCATGCCCCTCTTTTCTTTTCCGGCATCTCAAATTCACCACATAAGTATGACTTTGCGCAGCCGATTGTAGGCTTATCTAAAATCACCCCCAGGTGTGTTGCAATGCCACATTTTCGTGGATGGGCAATTCCCTGACCATCCACAAATATTAAATCTGGTTCTTTATTCAATTTTTTATAAGCCTTTAATATCACCGGCAACTCCCTGAAGGCAAGAAAAGTCGGAAGATATGGAAAAGTTTCTTTTTTTATCGCCCATGCTACATTGATAAGTTCTAATGAAGAATAAGAAAATAAAGCTATTGCAGCGATCAGTACTTGTTCCTTCACTCCAACGTCAACACCGGCGACCGTATCTGGCTTTTTGCATTTAATCAATCTCACCTTATTGCTGATCTCGTTCTGAATATTTATCAATTTATCAAGTCTGAATTGATTACTCAACCGTAACACTCTTGGCGAGATTTCTCGGACGGTCAACATCAAGACCTTTAAAGGTGGCGATAAAATAAGCAAGGAGTTGTAATGGTATTACTGATAGAATCGGTGAGACAAATTCAATGCACTCAGGAATTTCAATAATGTATTTGCTTATCGGACCTGTTGATTGATCTCCCTG from candidate division WOR-3 bacterium carries:
- the nfi gene encoding deoxyribonuclease V (cleaves DNA at apurinic or apyrimidinic sites) — encoded protein: MLRLSNQFRLDKLINIQNEISNKVRLIKCKKPDTVAGVDVGVKEQVLIAAIALFSYSSLELINVAWAIKKETFPYLPTFLAFRELPVILKAYKKLNKEPDLIFVDGQGIAHPRKCGIATHLGVILDKPTIGCAKSYLCGEFEMPEKKRGAWKPIKFEGKKIGAVLRTRDYVKPIFVSPGNKVNFSDCIKYVIHTTRFRIPEPIRYAHMFANKIKRNIW